The proteins below are encoded in one region of Hordeum vulgare subsp. vulgare chromosome 3H, MorexV3_pseudomolecules_assembly, whole genome shotgun sequence:
- the LOC123442571 gene encoding LEAF RUST 10 DISEASE-RESISTANCE LOCUS RECEPTOR-LIKE PROTEIN KINASE-like 1.2 isoform X1 translates to MPPPLLLLLLLSASFLRLPAPGGAACSPKACGDLSITYPFWLEEGAGRPPCGSPSFELKCNGTHAFLSRSILGQYQVARVFADNSSFVAVNHNLLPNAGCPPRWFNVSLGLGLGPYTISKKNMEVLVLYNCTDQQRAPPPGFSRTRCADGSFYRLGGVYGGHSGPGIVPPACSGLAVVPVLGFPDGEDYVPSMRQGFLLEWTVPSDDCPKCEASGGQCRYANDGTGFSCSCSGGVYPDKCGNRNPARLKTIAGVVGGIGAILFMFVVCFVYFAWYKRKKRKQAIASKEFMRSGSSTTSYSKDLELDSSPHIFTFEELEVATDGFSASRELGDGGFGTVYKGKLKDGRVVAVKRLYKNNYRRVEQFLNEVDILSRLLHQNLVILYGCTSRMSRDLLLVYEFIANGTVADHLHGCRAAERGLTWPLRLNIAIETAEALAYLHAVEIIHRDVKTTNILLDNSFHVKVADFGLSRLFPLEVTHVSTVPQGTPGYVDPVYHQCYKLTDKSDVYSFGVVLVELISSKPAVDMSRSHSEINLANMALNRIQNHEVVQLVDPELGYDTDPETKRTIDRVAEVAFRCLQMERDLRPSIKEVVEILTCVRDGDCLSKSLKKKGSQKEDAHLLTVTDGVQFSPDTVIHRFHSQSTNHSGASNASGLSNVK, encoded by the exons ATGCCGCCgcccctcctgctcctgctcctgctctccgCCTCCTTTCTCCGGCTGCCGGCGCCGGGCGGCGCCGCCTGCTCGCCCAAGGCATGCGGCGACCTGAGCATCACCTACCCGTTCTGGCTGGAGGAGGGCGCCGGCCGGCCGCCGTGCGGTTCCCCGTCCTTCGAGCTCAAGTGCAACGGCACCCACGCGTTCCTCAGCCGCTCCATCCTCGGGCAGTACCAGGTGGCCCGGGTCTTCGCGGACAACTCCTCCTTCGTCGCCGTCAACCACAACCTCCTCCCCAACGCCGGCTGCCCGCCGCGGTGGTTCAACGTCTCGCTGGGCCTCGGCCTGGGGCCCTACACCATCAGCAAGAAGAACATGGAGGTGCTCGTCCTCTACAACTGCACCGACCAGCAGCGGGCGCCGCCGCCGGGGTTCAGCCGCACGCGTTGCGCCGACGGGTCCTTCTACCGGCTTGGCGGGGTGTATGGCGGCCACAGCGGGCCGGGGATCGTCCCGCCGGCCTGCAGCGGCCTCGCCGTCGTGCCGGTTCTCGGGTTTCCGGACGGCGAGGATTACGTCCCGAGCATGAGGCAGGGGTTCCTGCTCGAGTGGACGGTGCCGTCGGACGACTGCCCCAAGTGCGAGGCAAGCGGCGGGCAGTGCAGGTACGCCAACGACGGCACCGGCTTTTCCTGCAGTTGCTCCGGCGGCGTGTACCCCGACAAGTGCG GGAACCGTAACCCAGCAAGACTGAAGACTATAG CTGGAGTAGTAGGCGGTATCGGTGCTATATTATTCATGTTTGTGGTGTGTTTCGTCTATTTTGCTTGGTACAAACGCAAGAAGAGGAAACAAGCTATAGCTTCAAAGGAGTTCATGCGAAGTGGATCTTCAACGACATCATACAGTAAAGACCTTGAGTTGGATAGTTCTCCTCATATCTTTACTTTTGAGGAGCTTGAAGTGGCTACTGATGGATTTAGTGCTTCAAGGGAGCTTGGTGATGGTGGTTTTGGAACTGTCTACAAAG GAAAGCTCAAGGATGGGAGAGTAGTTGCGGTGAAACGCCTGTACAAGAACAACTACAGACGAGTTGAGCAGTTCTTGAATGAGGTTGACATCCTGTCCAGGCTGCTCCACCAGAACCTTGTCATCCTATATGGCTGCACATCTCGGATGAGCCGTGACCTTCTCCTGGTGTATGAATTCATTGCAAATGGGACGGTCGCGGACCATCTTCATGGATGCCGTGCGGCGGAACGAGGCCTCACATGGCCTCTGAGGCTGAACATTGCCATAGAAACGGCTGAAGCACTGGCCTACCTCCATGCCGTCGAGATCATACACCGTGACGTGAAGACGACCAACATATTGCTCGACAACAGCTTCCATGTCAAAGTTGCAGACTTTGGGCTGTCGCGCCTGTTCCCGCTCGAGGTCACCCATGTCTCCACCGTTCCACAGGGCACGCCGGGCTACGTCGACCCGGTGTATCACCAGTGCTACAAGCTGACCGACAAGAGCGACGTCTACAGCTTCGGCGTCGTGCTGGTGGAGCTGATATCGTCAAAACCTGCTGTGGACATGAGCAGGAGCCACAGCGAGATCAACCTGGCCAACATGGCCCTCAACAGGATTCAGAACCATGAGGTTGTTCAGCTGGTTGATCCGGAGCTCGGCTACGACACCGACCCCGAAACGAAGAGGACGATCGACCGCGTCGCCGAGGTGGCCTTCCGGTGCTTGCAGATGGAGAGGGATCTGAGGCCGTCGATCAAGGAGGTGGTGGAGATCCTGACTTGCGTCAGGGACGGAGACTGTTTGTCTAAGAGCTTGAAGAAGAAGGGGTCTCAGAAAGAGGACGCGCACTTGCTCACGGTCACGGATGGCGTGCAGTTTTCGCCTGACACTGTCATCCATAGATTCCATAGCCAGTCAACTAACCATTCGGGAGCGTCGAATGCTAGCGGATTATCTAACGttaaatga
- the LOC123442571 gene encoding LEAF RUST 10 DISEASE-RESISTANCE LOCUS RECEPTOR-LIKE PROTEIN KINASE-like 1.2 isoform X4, whose amino-acid sequence MVLPWLGSCLHLLLLAATASAMLAAAADVGGCTPGKCGDLTVSIPFGLVSGSEENQCAQLGFQVHCIDHVPYLGYYERDVGLRILDIFVHNGSLLVSDVHKLGDFDLSGDGSRCHVPTANTATKVAHPFSISPLNQNLVFYNCTKPLAPRTARRAGLVDTACRNNTFVRAGGWYNESGGIGGGYDLEGCSAMAVTVLGATTGEVNASDYQQLISGGFLLTWQPPPTADGSGNRNPARLKTIAGVVGGIGAILFMFVVCFVYFAWYKRKKRKQAIASKEFMRSGSSTTSYSKDLELDSSPHIFTFEELEVATDGFSASRELGDGGFGTVYKGKLKDGRVVAVKRLYKNNYRRVEQFLNEVDILSRLLHQNLVILYGCTSRMSRDLLLVYEFIANGTVADHLHGCRAAERGLTWPLRLNIAIETAEALAYLHAVEIIHRDVKTTNILLDNSFHVKVADFGLSRLFPLEVTHVSTVPQGTPGYVDPVYHQCYKLTDKSDVYSFGVVLVELISSKPAVDMSRSHSEINLANMALNRIQNHEVVQLVDPELGYDTDPETKRTIDRVAEVAFRCLQMERDLRPSIKEVVEILTCVRDGDCLSKSLKKKGSQKEDAHLLTVTDGVQFSPDTVIHRFHSQSTNHSGASNASGLSNVK is encoded by the exons ATGGTCCTCCCATGGCTGGGGtcttgcctccacctcctcctcttggccgccaCCGCCTCTGCGATGCTTGCCGCGGCGGCGGACGTCGGCGGCTGCACCCCCGGGAAATGCGGCGACCTGACCGTCTCCATCCCGTTCGGCCTCGTCTCGGGCTCCGAGGAGAACCAGTGCGCCCAGCTCGGGTTCCAGGTCCACTGTATCGATCACGTCCCCTACCTCGGGTACTACGAGCGCGACGTTGGGCTGCGGAtcctcgacatcttcgtccacaaCGGCTCCCTGCTCGTCTCCGACGTCCACAAGCTCGGCGACTTCGACCTCTCCGGCGACGGAAGCCGTTGCCATGTCCCCACGGCCAACACGGCCACCAAAGTTGCGCATCCGTTCTCCATCAGCCCCCTCAACCAGAACCTCGTCTTCTACAACTGCACCAAGCCGCTGGCGCCGAGGACGGCGCGCCGAGCTGGGCTGGTGGACACGGCGTGCCGGAACAACACGTTTGTCCGCGCGGGAGGGTGGTATAACGAGTCCGGCGGGATCGGCGGCGGCTACGATTTGGAGGGCTGCAGCGCCATGGCCGTGACGGTGCTTGGCGCGACGACCGGGGAGGTGAATGCCAGCGACTACCAGCAGCTCATCAGCGGTGGATTCCTCCTCACATGGCAGCCGCCGCCGACTGCTGACGGTAGCG GGAACCGTAACCCAGCAAGACTGAAGACTATAG CTGGAGTAGTAGGCGGTATCGGTGCTATATTATTCATGTTTGTGGTGTGTTTCGTCTATTTTGCTTGGTACAAACGCAAGAAGAGGAAACAAGCTATAGCTTCAAAGGAGTTCATGCGAAGTGGATCTTCAACGACATCATACAGTAAAGACCTTGAGTTGGATAGTTCTCCTCATATCTTTACTTTTGAGGAGCTTGAAGTGGCTACTGATGGATTTAGTGCTTCAAGGGAGCTTGGTGATGGTGGTTTTGGAACTGTCTACAAAG GAAAGCTCAAGGATGGGAGAGTAGTTGCGGTGAAACGCCTGTACAAGAACAACTACAGACGAGTTGAGCAGTTCTTGAATGAGGTTGACATCCTGTCCAGGCTGCTCCACCAGAACCTTGTCATCCTATATGGCTGCACATCTCGGATGAGCCGTGACCTTCTCCTGGTGTATGAATTCATTGCAAATGGGACGGTCGCGGACCATCTTCATGGATGCCGTGCGGCGGAACGAGGCCTCACATGGCCTCTGAGGCTGAACATTGCCATAGAAACGGCTGAAGCACTGGCCTACCTCCATGCCGTCGAGATCATACACCGTGACGTGAAGACGACCAACATATTGCTCGACAACAGCTTCCATGTCAAAGTTGCAGACTTTGGGCTGTCGCGCCTGTTCCCGCTCGAGGTCACCCATGTCTCCACCGTTCCACAGGGCACGCCGGGCTACGTCGACCCGGTGTATCACCAGTGCTACAAGCTGACCGACAAGAGCGACGTCTACAGCTTCGGCGTCGTGCTGGTGGAGCTGATATCGTCAAAACCTGCTGTGGACATGAGCAGGAGCCACAGCGAGATCAACCTGGCCAACATGGCCCTCAACAGGATTCAGAACCATGAGGTTGTTCAGCTGGTTGATCCGGAGCTCGGCTACGACACCGACCCCGAAACGAAGAGGACGATCGACCGCGTCGCCGAGGTGGCCTTCCGGTGCTTGCAGATGGAGAGGGATCTGAGGCCGTCGATCAAGGAGGTGGTGGAGATCCTGACTTGCGTCAGGGACGGAGACTGTTTGTCTAAGAGCTTGAAGAAGAAGGGGTCTCAGAAAGAGGACGCGCACTTGCTCACGGTCACGGATGGCGTGCAGTTTTCGCCTGACACTGTCATCCATAGATTCCATAGCCAGTCAACTAACCATTCGGGAGCGTCGAATGCTAGCGGATTATCTAACGttaaatga
- the LOC123442571 gene encoding LEAF RUST 10 DISEASE-RESISTANCE LOCUS RECEPTOR-LIKE PROTEIN KINASE-like 1.2 isoform X5, which translates to MAPGHWLALALWLPLMLTAATAEERRPCSPNKCGNHTISHPFWLPDRATGRSCGSPDFEVTCKDKITPVILTSAAISLGFAILRVSYEDRSLHVVDLGKRYLLQQAPNSCLVPIWNTSAKLSAPFTISPGSLGLVLYSCPEAAGAAALALGGGELVRTGMRCGNESQVLVRAGGRYNGTGGYGRYEGCDSAVMPVLGANGEANASDYVRLIDDGFFLTWELPPPRNRNPARLKTIAGVVGGIGAILFMFVVCFVYFAWYKRKKRKQAIASKEFMRSGSSTTSYSKDLELDSSPHIFTFEELEVATDGFSASRELGDGGFGTVYKGKLKDGRVVAVKRLYKNNYRRVEQFLNEVDILSRLLHQNLVILYGCTSRMSRDLLLVYEFIANGTVADHLHGCRAAERGLTWPLRLNIAIETAEALAYLHAVEIIHRDVKTTNILLDNSFHVKVADFGLSRLFPLEVTHVSTVPQGTPGYVDPVYHQCYKLTDKSDVYSFGVVLVELISSKPAVDMSRSHSEINLANMALNRIQNHEVVQLVDPELGYDTDPETKRTIDRVAEVAFRCLQMERDLRPSIKEVVEILTCVRDGDCLSKSLKKKGSQKEDAHLLTVTDGVQFSPDTVIHRFHSQSTNHSGASNASGLSNVK; encoded by the exons ATGGCCCCGGGCCACTGGCTCGCCCTAGCTCTATGGCTACCACTGATGCTCACAGCCGCCACGGCCGAGGAACGACGGCCCTGCTCGCCCAACAAGTGCGGCAACCACACCATCTCTCACCCCTTCTGGCTCCCCGACCGGGCGACGGGGAGATCATGCGGCTCCCCGGACTTCGAGGTGACTTGCAAGGACAAGATCACTCCGGTCATCCTGACCTCTGCGGCCATCAGCTTGGGCTTCGCGATCCTCCGCGTCTCCTACGAGGACCGCAGCCTGCACGTCGTCGACCTGGGCAAGCGGTACCTGCTGCAGCAAGCCCCCAACAGCTGCCTTGTGCCCATCTGGAACACCTCCGCCAAGCTGAGCGCCCCCTTCACCATCAGCCCCGGCAGCCTGGGCCTCGTCCTGTACAGTTGCCcggaggcggccggcgcggcggcCCTGGCGCTCGGCGGCGGGGAGCTGGTGCGGACCGGGATGAGGTGCGGGAACGAGAGCCAGGTGCTCGTCCGCGCTGGAGGGCGGTACAACGGGACGGGCGGCTATGGAAGGTACGAGGGGTGCGACTCTGCCGTCATGCCGGTGCTGGGCGCGAACGGCGAGGCGAATGCGAGTGACTACGTGCGGCTCATCGACGATGGGTTCTTCTTGACATGGGAGCTCCCGCCTCCAC GGAACCGTAACCCAGCAAGACTGAAGACTATAG CTGGAGTAGTAGGCGGTATCGGTGCTATATTATTCATGTTTGTGGTGTGTTTCGTCTATTTTGCTTGGTACAAACGCAAGAAGAGGAAACAAGCTATAGCTTCAAAGGAGTTCATGCGAAGTGGATCTTCAACGACATCATACAGTAAAGACCTTGAGTTGGATAGTTCTCCTCATATCTTTACTTTTGAGGAGCTTGAAGTGGCTACTGATGGATTTAGTGCTTCAAGGGAGCTTGGTGATGGTGGTTTTGGAACTGTCTACAAAG GAAAGCTCAAGGATGGGAGAGTAGTTGCGGTGAAACGCCTGTACAAGAACAACTACAGACGAGTTGAGCAGTTCTTGAATGAGGTTGACATCCTGTCCAGGCTGCTCCACCAGAACCTTGTCATCCTATATGGCTGCACATCTCGGATGAGCCGTGACCTTCTCCTGGTGTATGAATTCATTGCAAATGGGACGGTCGCGGACCATCTTCATGGATGCCGTGCGGCGGAACGAGGCCTCACATGGCCTCTGAGGCTGAACATTGCCATAGAAACGGCTGAAGCACTGGCCTACCTCCATGCCGTCGAGATCATACACCGTGACGTGAAGACGACCAACATATTGCTCGACAACAGCTTCCATGTCAAAGTTGCAGACTTTGGGCTGTCGCGCCTGTTCCCGCTCGAGGTCACCCATGTCTCCACCGTTCCACAGGGCACGCCGGGCTACGTCGACCCGGTGTATCACCAGTGCTACAAGCTGACCGACAAGAGCGACGTCTACAGCTTCGGCGTCGTGCTGGTGGAGCTGATATCGTCAAAACCTGCTGTGGACATGAGCAGGAGCCACAGCGAGATCAACCTGGCCAACATGGCCCTCAACAGGATTCAGAACCATGAGGTTGTTCAGCTGGTTGATCCGGAGCTCGGCTACGACACCGACCCCGAAACGAAGAGGACGATCGACCGCGTCGCCGAGGTGGCCTTCCGGTGCTTGCAGATGGAGAGGGATCTGAGGCCGTCGATCAAGGAGGTGGTGGAGATCCTGACTTGCGTCAGGGACGGAGACTGTTTGTCTAAGAGCTTGAAGAAGAAGGGGTCTCAGAAAGAGGACGCGCACTTGCTCACGGTCACGGATGGCGTGCAGTTTTCGCCTGACACTGTCATCCATAGATTCCATAGCCAGTCAACTAACCATTCGGGAGCGTCGAATGCTAGCGGATTATCTAACGttaaatga
- the LOC123442573 gene encoding uncharacterized protein LOC123442573: MPLRPSSRVSLEKYVDDDRLPATHSALRPHISFVLRPPYPLIPVANSPLMFHCNLFKSSAHMAPSCWFFCALWLPLMLAVTAADEQSEACAAKKCGNLTISYPFWLADKEWSARSCGSLDFEVSCVNGSSVLRSSMPSSDGFAIVDISYEEQSLHVVDGAKLYASTRCGVPIWNTSAKLSVRFRIDPGNLNLVLYNCTEKGAAAAAAAAVARRDRYLVETGVRCGNESRAFARVGVRYDATGNYAGYALEGCDAIVVPVLGSSSSGETIAGDYEQLIRDGFLLTWVRPPTFARKFARKSST; the protein is encoded by the coding sequence ATGCCATTGCGTCCCAGTTCAAGGGTTTCACTTGAGAAATATGTGGACGATGATCGTTTGCCTGCCACACACTCTGCCCTCCGTCCCCATATATCGTTCGTGCTCAGACCACCATATCCTCTCATACCTGTAGCCAATTCCCCTTTGATGTTTCATTGCAATCTGTTCAAGTCTTCTGCTCATATGGCGCCGAGCTGCTGGTTCTTCTGTGCCCTTTGGCTACCACTGATGCTCGCGGTCACCGCGGCCGATGAACAATCGGAAGCCTGCGCGGCCAAGAAGTGCGGCAACCTCACCATCTCCTACCCATTCTGGCTCGCCGACAAGGAGTGGTCGGCAAGATCATGTGGCTCCCTGGACTTCGAGGTCTCTTGCGTCAACGGCAGTTCAGTCCTACGGAGCTCCATGCCCTCCAGCGACGGCTTCGCGATCGTCGACATCTCCTACGAGGAGCAAAGCTTGCACGTCGTCGACGGCGCCAAGCTGTACGCCTCCACCCGCTGCGGAGTGCCGATCTGGAACACGTCTGCCAAGCTCAGCGTCCGGTTCAGGATCGACCCCGGCAACCTGAACCTCGTCTTGTACAACTGCACGGagaagggcgcggcggcggcggcggcggcggccgtggcTCGTCGGGACAGGTACCTTGTGGAGACGGGAGTGAGGTGCGGGAACGAGAGCAGGGCGTTTGCCCGCGTGGGAGTGCGGTATGACGCCACCGGGAACTACGCTGGCTACGCTTTGGAGGGCTGCGACGCCATCGTCGTGCCGGTGCTGGGCTCGTCGTCGTCGGGCGAGACGATCGCCGGCGACTACGAGCAGCTCATCAGGGATGGCTTCCTCTTGACGTGGGTGCGCCCCCCTACCTTTGCACGTAAGTTCGCCCGCAAATCGTCTACTTGA